One genomic region from Sulfuriflexus mobilis encodes:
- the cysZ gene encoding sulfate transporter CysZ, translated as MITNAAQGIGYFIRGLGLIGKPGIRLYVLIPLTINILLFASLILFGYGEFMDLVNYLAPAENGWLSWLRWILIPIFFITSLIIVFFTFTLVANLIGAPFNSLLAAAVEKHLTGELPESNSNWKAVLKNVIPILLAELKKMAYYILITIPFLILFIIPVVNFIAPFLWMLMIAWVMAVEYTDYPMSNRNISFAELRRRLRQRRFMSFGFGGSVMLAMSIPVLNFFVMPTAVAGATAMAVEKLKVE; from the coding sequence ATGATCACAAATGCAGCACAGGGCATCGGTTATTTTATTCGCGGCCTCGGTCTGATCGGCAAACCCGGCATCCGCCTGTATGTTCTCATTCCCTTAACAATTAATATTCTCTTGTTTGCCAGCCTGATCTTATTTGGTTATGGCGAGTTCATGGACCTCGTCAACTACCTCGCACCGGCAGAAAACGGCTGGCTCAGTTGGTTGCGCTGGATATTGATCCCAATATTTTTTATCACCAGCCTGATCATCGTCTTCTTTACCTTTACTCTGGTCGCCAACCTGATAGGCGCGCCGTTTAATAGTCTACTGGCCGCGGCGGTAGAAAAACATCTGACGGGTGAACTGCCCGAGAGCAATAGTAACTGGAAGGCCGTCTTAAAAAATGTTATCCCCATCCTGCTCGCCGAATTAAAAAAGATGGCCTACTATATTCTCATCACGATCCCGTTTTTGATCCTGTTTATTATCCCGGTGGTGAATTTCATCGCGCCGTTTTTATGGATGCTCATGATCGCCTGGGTGATGGCAGTGGAATATACCGATTATCCGATGAGCAACCGCAACATCTCTTTTGCCGAATTACGCCGCCGCCTCCGGCAACGACGATTTATGAGTTTTGGTTTTGGCGGCAGTGTCATGTTGGCCATGTCGATACCGGTATTGAATTTCTTTGTCATGCCGACGGCCGTCGCCGGCGCGACGGCCATGGCGGTTGAGAAACTTAAGGTTGAATGA
- a CDS encoding cation diffusion facilitator family transporter: MSHSNKRVIFAALIGNLLIAITKFIAAAFTGSSAMLSEGIHSTVDSGNQMLMLYGLKRARLPADKHYPFGHGKEVYFWSFIVAILIFAVGAGISIYEGILHILHPAQMEQVWINYAVLGLAILFEGVAWFIAMRAFNQSRGQRSTLDAVRDSKDPTLFVILFEDSAAILGLIVALLGIMLSQVTGLPWLDGLASVIIGLILGGTAIWLAYETKSLLIGESAKPEVIKGIRQLLSQHEEIEHINEVLTLHMGPEYILVTLSVDFNNAIKMGQLEALIKTITSQIKQDWPRVKRVFIEAENKN; encoded by the coding sequence ATGAGCCACTCCAACAAACGCGTCATATTCGCTGCGCTGATCGGCAATCTGCTCATTGCCATAACCAAGTTCATTGCAGCGGCCTTCACCGGTAGCTCGGCCATGCTCTCGGAGGGCATCCACTCGACCGTGGATTCCGGTAATCAGATGCTCATGCTCTATGGCCTGAAACGCGCCCGCCTGCCCGCAGACAAACACTACCCGTTTGGGCATGGCAAGGAAGTCTACTTTTGGAGCTTTATTGTTGCGATCCTCATCTTTGCCGTCGGTGCCGGTATCTCTATCTATGAGGGCATCCTGCATATACTTCACCCTGCCCAGATGGAACAGGTCTGGATTAACTACGCTGTGCTCGGCCTGGCTATTCTCTTTGAGGGTGTCGCCTGGTTTATCGCCATGCGTGCCTTTAACCAAAGCCGCGGCCAGCGCAGTACACTGGATGCAGTCAGGGACAGTAAGGATCCGACCCTGTTCGTCATTTTGTTCGAAGACTCAGCCGCCATCCTCGGCCTCATCGTCGCCCTGCTGGGTATTATGCTCAGCCAGGTGACTGGCCTGCCCTGGCTGGACGGGCTGGCCTCGGTCATCATCGGCCTTATCCTTGGTGGCACCGCCATCTGGCTGGCTTATGAAACAAAAAGCCTGTTGATTGGTGAAAGTGCCAAACCCGAGGTGATTAAAGGTATTCGCCAGTTGCTTAGCCAACATGAGGAAATTGAACATATCAACGAGGTCCTGACCCTGCACATGGGGCCGGAATATATCCTGGTGACACTTAGCGTTGATTTTAATAATGCTATCAAGATGGGTCAGCTCGAGGCATTAATTAAAACAATAACCAGTCAGATCAAGCAAGACTGGCCACGGGTAAAACGCGTCTTTATCGAGGCCGAAAATAAAAACTGA
- the smc gene encoding chromosome segregation protein SMC, with product MRLDKIKLAGFKSFVDPTTVSFSSNLTGIVGPNGCGKSNVIDAVRWVMGESSAKHLRGESMADVIFNGSSTRKPIGQANIELIFDNSDGSCPGQYANYNEISVKRSVSRDGTSSYFLNGTRCRRRDIMDLFLGTGMGPRSYSIIEQGMISRFIEAKPDDMRVFIEEAAGISKYKERRRETENRIKHTRENLERINDLREELDKQLSHLQRQANTAEKYKLLKEEERVTRAQLLALRRRGIDDQAEKQKRAIAEKETAYEAAVAELRGVESKLEHLREQHTEAHDNFNHVQGHYYKLGADVARIEQAIQHTKEKRQQLQQDSSEVENALNQARTTLETDNRKISELDTAYAEIEPAMQAAQEAEQTSREALSRAEEAMHDWQLDWEEFNNNAAEPGKTVRVEQTRIHHLEAQQQQLNDRVSRYQQELQGMGTQGLEEEIDAIRSQLRDVDAEVNGLGQQLQSTQQQISQSREHNESLVKTLNASRSDLQSQQGRLSSLEALQEDALGKGESVVSDWLDRNGLKDAQRLAETLEVERRWQTAVETVLGFHLQAVSVNEAGNLGQALAGLDKGAIGIIERGAVNNATVRDFATPLSQYVRSEWSLDALLAGIYTADSIEQALSLRGQLQAHESIVTAEGVWLGPNWMRMTRNTDEQAGVLQREAEIRDTERRIGELTAGVDDLQQQLDTGRDALHAHERARDETQQSLDAANRLHAEYKSTLGSRETALEQMRSRSRQIETQLSELRGQIEQDSSAVEEARARLQEAEAAAAKLDAERAQLQQRRDNLRETLDQVREQARADHDAAHQHALRAESIRTELSSTRQAMQRIESQINTLEQRQAELQQLITDSEAPLRSMEEELGLALRGRQEVEEKLNNARKQVQDIEHAMREAGDDNGKADQLVQEVRGQLEQLRMDFQGISVRLQTLQEQIDETGFGLDALYAALPEDATEQQWQEDVTKLESRIQRLGAINLAAIDEFKERSERKEYLDKQMTDLEDALNTLESAIGKIDRETRTRFKETFDIVNNGFKAMFPRLFGGGHAYMELTGDDLLSTGITVMARPPGKRNGTIHLLSGGEKALTAVALVFAIFELNPAPFCMLDEVDAPLDDANVSRFCELVKAMSDRIQFIFITHNKVTMELAGQLMGVTMSEPGVSRLVAVDVDEAASMAAM from the coding sequence ATGCGCCTCGACAAGATTAAACTGGCCGGTTTCAAGTCCTTCGTGGACCCGACCACCGTCTCTTTTTCCAGTAATTTGACCGGTATTGTGGGCCCGAACGGCTGCGGTAAGTCGAATGTCATCGACGCCGTGCGCTGGGTGATGGGTGAGTCCTCCGCCAAACACCTGCGTGGCGAGTCCATGGCCGACGTGATTTTCAACGGCTCCTCGACCCGCAAACCGATTGGCCAGGCCAATATCGAGCTGATTTTTGATAACAGCGATGGTAGCTGCCCCGGTCAGTACGCCAATTACAACGAGATATCTGTGAAGCGCTCGGTGAGCCGTGATGGCACCTCGAGTTATTTCCTTAACGGTACACGTTGCCGTCGCCGCGACATTATGGACCTGTTCCTCGGTACCGGCATGGGGCCACGCAGCTACTCGATCATCGAGCAGGGTATGATCTCGCGTTTCATCGAGGCCAAGCCGGATGACATGCGCGTTTTCATCGAAGAGGCTGCGGGGATCTCCAAGTACAAAGAGCGCCGTCGCGAGACCGAGAACCGTATCAAGCACACCCGCGAGAACCTCGAGCGCATTAACGACCTGCGCGAAGAACTCGATAAACAGTTAAGCCACTTACAGCGCCAGGCGAATACCGCCGAGAAGTACAAGCTGCTGAAAGAGGAAGAACGAGTTACCCGGGCACAGTTGCTGGCGTTACGTCGTCGCGGCATTGACGACCAGGCCGAGAAGCAAAAGCGTGCCATCGCCGAAAAGGAAACCGCTTACGAAGCGGCGGTGGCCGAACTGCGTGGTGTGGAAAGCAAGCTTGAGCACCTGCGCGAACAACATACCGAGGCACATGACAACTTCAACCATGTGCAGGGCCATTACTACAAACTCGGTGCCGATGTCGCACGTATCGAGCAGGCCATTCAGCACACCAAGGAAAAACGTCAACAGTTGCAGCAAGACAGTAGCGAAGTGGAGAATGCGCTGAACCAGGCGCGCACTACGCTGGAAACCGATAATCGCAAGATCAGTGAGCTCGATACTGCCTATGCGGAGATTGAACCGGCGATGCAGGCAGCCCAAGAGGCCGAACAGACGTCCCGTGAGGCCCTGTCTCGTGCCGAAGAGGCCATGCATGACTGGCAACTGGACTGGGAAGAATTTAATAACAATGCCGCCGAGCCGGGTAAGACCGTGCGCGTGGAGCAGACCCGTATCCATCACCTTGAGGCGCAACAGCAACAACTCAACGACCGCGTTAGCCGTTACCAGCAGGAACTGCAGGGCATGGGCACGCAGGGACTGGAAGAAGAAATCGATGCTATTCGCAGCCAGTTGCGTGATGTGGATGCTGAGGTCAACGGCCTGGGTCAGCAGTTGCAAAGTACACAGCAACAGATCAGTCAGAGTCGTGAGCATAATGAAAGCCTTGTTAAGACACTGAACGCTTCACGTAGTGATCTGCAGAGCCAGCAGGGTAGGCTGTCATCACTCGAGGCCTTACAGGAAGACGCACTCGGTAAGGGCGAGAGTGTGGTTTCCGACTGGCTGGACAGGAATGGCTTGAAAGACGCACAGCGTCTTGCTGAAACACTCGAAGTTGAAAGGCGCTGGCAGACAGCAGTGGAAACCGTGCTCGGCTTCCACCTGCAGGCCGTCAGCGTGAATGAGGCCGGTAACCTCGGTCAGGCCCTGGCCGGCCTGGATAAGGGTGCGATCGGCATAATTGAACGCGGTGCGGTGAATAACGCCACGGTGCGTGATTTTGCGACACCTTTGTCACAATACGTACGTTCCGAATGGTCACTGGATGCGTTGCTAGCCGGTATCTATACCGCCGACTCGATAGAACAGGCGCTGTCACTGCGCGGCCAGTTACAGGCACATGAATCCATCGTTACCGCGGAAGGGGTCTGGCTAGGACCCAACTGGATGCGCATGACGCGCAACACCGATGAACAGGCCGGTGTGCTGCAACGTGAGGCCGAGATCCGTGACACCGAAAGGCGTATTGGTGAACTGACGGCAGGCGTTGACGACCTGCAACAGCAGCTTGATACAGGTCGTGATGCCCTGCATGCACATGAAAGAGCACGCGATGAAACCCAGCAATCACTGGATGCCGCCAATCGCCTACATGCTGAATACAAGTCGACGCTGGGTAGCCGTGAAACGGCGCTGGAACAGATGCGTTCACGCAGCCGGCAGATCGAAACCCAGCTCAGTGAACTACGTGGTCAGATCGAACAGGATAGTAGTGCAGTAGAAGAGGCCCGGGCACGTTTGCAAGAGGCCGAGGCCGCTGCTGCCAAGCTTGATGCCGAGCGTGCCCAGTTACAGCAACGCCGTGACAATTTACGCGAAACACTTGACCAGGTCCGCGAGCAGGCACGCGCCGATCACGATGCTGCGCATCAGCATGCCTTGCGTGCGGAATCTATTCGCACCGAGTTGAGTTCCACCCGACAGGCCATGCAGCGCATCGAAAGCCAGATCAACACATTGGAACAACGCCAGGCAGAACTGCAGCAGTTGATTACCGATAGTGAGGCACCGCTGAGAAGTATGGAAGAGGAGCTGGGTCTGGCATTACGCGGTCGTCAGGAAGTGGAAGAAAAGCTCAACAACGCACGCAAGCAGGTTCAGGATATTGAACATGCCATGCGCGAGGCCGGCGATGATAACGGTAAGGCCGATCAGCTTGTTCAGGAAGTACGTGGCCAGTTGGAACAGCTGCGTATGGATTTTCAGGGTATTAGTGTTCGTCTGCAAACCCTGCAGGAGCAGATCGATGAAACCGGCTTTGGACTGGATGCCTTATATGCCGCCCTGCCTGAAGATGCGACCGAGCAGCAATGGCAGGAAGATGTTACCAAGCTGGAAAGTCGTATTCAGCGTCTTGGCGCCATCAACCTTGCCGCGATTGATGAGTTCAAGGAACGCTCCGAGCGCAAGGAATACCTCGACAAGCAGATGACGGACCTTGAAGATGCACTGAATACACTGGAAAGTGCGATCGGCAAGATCGACCGCGAGACCCGCACCCGCTTCAAGGAAACTTTTGATATCGTCAATAACGGCTTCAAGGCGATGTTCCCGAGGCTGTTTGGCGGTGGTCACGCCTATATGGAGCTGACCGGTGATGACCTGCTGAGTACCGGCATTACCGTGATGGCGCGTCCGCCGGGCAAGCGCAATGGGACGATTCACCTGCTCTCCGGTGGTGAGAAGGCCCTGACTGCAGTGGCATTGGTGTTCGCCATCTTTGAACTGAATCCGGCACCATTCTGTATGCTCGATGAGGTTGATGCGCCACTCGATGACGCCAACGTCAGTCGCTTCTGTGAACTGGTCAAGGCCATGTCAGACCGTATCCAGTTTATCTTTATTACCCATAATAAGGTCACAATGGAGCTGGCGGGTCAATTGATGGGTGTAACGATGAGTGAACCGGGTGTATCACGACTCGTTGCTGTGGATGTTGATGAGGCAGCCTCGATGGCTGCCATGTAA
- a CDS encoding T6SS phospholipase effector Tle1-like catalytic domain-containing protein, producing the protein MSEKIVREYSKDFNQTPLQRNLIILMDGTWNDENGHQGSGLITNIVRLFKSLGEDSPTQIARYFRGVGNDDDCTALERASGGAIGGGEKRIRCHAYATLVKEWQPGDRILIFGFSRGAACARMLASQLHKEGIPEKITITTESYSNRSTRNIEQRFVKYKSSGGIRPVSVDFLGVWDTVGAFGVPVKLLGIPFHKVNLFKDMHVSPNVQKAVHLVALDETRDPYTPTLMNQREGIHEVWFPGVHSDVGGSYSEDRLASITLDYMVNQLKSLSADANPIHINFNPAQLNEYIGNLPDDDYVFHFHGLGYKKSLRTVFVQVDDQPAEALRPKIHESVLRIQDSRKSYSLIENKNWFKADTKHRVRIQYQPANIKTLKNGYEIID; encoded by the coding sequence ATGAGTGAAAAGATAGTTCGTGAATACAGCAAAGACTTTAATCAAACCCCGTTGCAGAGAAACCTTATCATCCTCATGGACGGCACCTGGAATGATGAAAATGGCCATCAGGGTAGCGGCCTTATCACCAACATCGTGCGCCTGTTCAAATCCCTTGGCGAGGATTCACCGACACAAATCGCCCGCTACTTCCGCGGCGTGGGTAATGATGATGACTGTACCGCTCTCGAGCGCGCCTCGGGCGGTGCGATTGGTGGTGGCGAAAAACGTATTCGCTGTCATGCTTATGCCACCCTCGTAAAGGAGTGGCAACCCGGTGACCGGATCCTGATTTTTGGATTCAGCCGTGGTGCCGCCTGTGCACGTATGCTGGCCTCACAACTCCACAAGGAAGGTATCCCTGAAAAAATAACAATCACCACTGAATCCTATTCAAACCGTTCCACCAGAAATATCGAACAACGCTTTGTAAAATATAAGAGTAGTGGTGGCATCCGGCCGGTGAGTGTTGATTTTCTGGGTGTCTGGGATACGGTCGGGGCCTTCGGCGTGCCGGTGAAACTGTTAGGCATCCCTTTTCACAAGGTGAACCTGTTCAAGGACATGCATGTTTCACCAAATGTGCAAAAGGCCGTCCACCTTGTTGCCCTCGATGAGACCCGCGACCCCTATACCCCTACACTCATGAACCAGCGTGAGGGGATACATGAGGTATGGTTCCCCGGCGTACATTCCGATGTGGGTGGCAGCTATAGTGAGGATCGTCTTGCCTCGATAACGCTCGACTATATGGTTAACCAGTTAAAGTCTCTCAGCGCCGATGCCAACCCCATTCATATCAATTTCAATCCTGCACAACTCAATGAATACATCGGTAACCTGCCGGACGACGATTATGTATTTCATTTTCATGGCTTAGGCTACAAAAAGAGTCTGCGCACGGTCTTTGTGCAGGTCGATGATCAACCGGCCGAGGCTTTACGACCAAAGATTCATGAAAGCGTGTTACGTATTCAGGACAGCAGAAAGAGTTACAGCCTGATTGAAAACAAGAACTGGTTCAAAGCGGATACCAAACACCGTGTCCGCATTCAGTACCAACCGGCAAACATCAAGACCCTGAAAAACGGCTATGAAATAATCGATTAG
- a CDS encoding pyridoxal phosphate-dependent aminotransferase yields MSKKLHIAARMHDIQPFHVMALLGRARELEAQGRDIVHMEIGEPDFITAQPIIDAGVKALQAGQTHYTPSLGLPALREAISAFYKQRYNQDVPARRIVITPGASGALQLIFSALINPGDSVVMADPGYPCNRHFVRLNEGETIGVPVNADSDYQLTADLLKQYWATNTVAAMLASPSNPTGTIVNEASLQAMHAVSQARGGNLIVDEIYHGLVYDQDISTALKISADDVFVINSFSKYFGMTGWRVGWLVAPEGYIDAIDRLAQNVFLAASTPAQYAALAAFQPETMEILEQRRAAFAERRDYLLPALRELGFDIPVTPQGAFYLYANCSRFTDDSYRFAGRLLEEAGVAITPGIDFGSHRPEQHVRFAYTTSLEYLQKGVERIKRFLGE; encoded by the coding sequence ATGAGTAAAAAATTACACATCGCGGCACGCATGCATGACATCCAGCCGTTTCACGTCATGGCCCTGCTGGGGCGGGCACGTGAACTGGAGGCGCAGGGTCGCGATATCGTGCACATGGAGATCGGCGAGCCGGACTTTATCACCGCACAACCGATCATCGATGCCGGGGTCAAGGCCTTGCAGGCCGGGCAGACACATTACACACCATCGCTGGGTTTGCCCGCCTTGCGTGAGGCGATCAGCGCATTTTACAAACAGCGTTATAACCAGGATGTGCCGGCACGTCGAATTGTCATTACCCCCGGTGCCTCGGGTGCCCTGCAATTGATCTTCAGTGCCCTGATTAATCCGGGTGACAGTGTTGTCATGGCCGACCCGGGTTATCCCTGTAATCGTCATTTCGTACGTTTGAATGAAGGTGAGACGATTGGTGTGCCGGTCAATGCCGATAGTGACTATCAGCTCACGGCTGACTTACTGAAACAATACTGGGCGACAAATACCGTCGCCGCGATGCTGGCCTCGCCCTCAAACCCGACCGGTACGATTGTTAATGAAGCCTCCTTGCAGGCCATGCATGCAGTTAGCCAGGCGCGTGGTGGAAATTTGATTGTTGATGAGATCTATCACGGCCTCGTCTACGACCAGGACATAAGTACGGCACTAAAGATTTCCGCCGATGATGTCTTCGTGATTAACAGCTTTTCTAAATATTTTGGCATGACCGGCTGGCGTGTCGGCTGGCTGGTCGCGCCGGAGGGTTATATCGATGCCATCGATCGCCTGGCACAGAACGTCTTCCTGGCGGCCTCGACCCCGGCACAATATGCGGCACTGGCGGCCTTTCAGCCGGAAACCATGGAGATACTTGAGCAACGTCGGGCAGCCTTTGCCGAACGGCGAGATTATCTCCTGCCTGCTTTGCGCGAACTGGGTTTTGATATTCCGGTGACCCCGCAGGGGGCCTTTTACCTGTATGCCAATTGCAGCCGCTTCACGGATGACAGTTACAGGTTTGCCGGTCGGTTGCTGGAAGAGGCCGGCGTCGCCATCACACCGGGGATCGATTTCGGTTCACACCGGCCCGAACAGCATGTGCGCTTTGCCTACACGACCTCGCTGGAATATCTGCAAAAGGGCGTCGAGCGGATTAAGAGATTTTTGGGCGAATGA
- a CDS encoding FGGY-family carbohydrate kinase, with product MSLTLGIDLGTTACRAAVLDEQGQCQAMACAALPAPLSTALGFEQNPQLWWQACEKALRELFTQAPAGEVAALAIDGTSSTLLLSSPQGQPLCPALMYHDSRAREEAAYLATIAPQGAAVHSPSSSLAKLLWLLANEPPEDPFIALHQADWLLGHFCGRYGFSDENNALKLGYDPINRQWPDWLMALELPQLDSLGDCLPEVMPVGSPVATVSPPIAAAFGLPADCQVIAGTTDSTASFLASGAHEVGEAVTTLGSTLVLKVLSDRPVFAPQYGIYSHRIGEQWLVGGASNSGGSVLRQFFSDAELVELSRDIDPQADCPLDYYPLPARGERFPINDPDMQGCLEPRPDDDVAFLHGLLDGIAAIEARGYHRLHELGAPWPVSLRSVGGGAKNSVWQAIRARHLTVPMLDADFEEAACGAARLARAGLDKIR from the coding sequence TTGTCCCTCACGCTCGGCATTGATCTCGGCACCACGGCCTGTCGGGCCGCCGTGCTCGACGAACAAGGCCAATGCCAGGCCATGGCGTGCGCCGCCCTGCCTGCGCCCCTGAGCACTGCCCTCGGCTTCGAACAGAACCCACAGCTATGGTGGCAGGCCTGTGAAAAAGCCTTGCGAGAACTCTTTACACAGGCCCCAGCCGGCGAGGTCGCCGCCCTGGCCATTGATGGCACGTCCTCGACCCTGTTACTCAGCAGCCCCCAGGGCCAACCCCTTTGCCCGGCGCTCATGTATCACGACAGCCGGGCCCGCGAAGAGGCGGCTTATCTCGCCACTATCGCCCCACAAGGGGCCGCCGTGCACAGCCCCTCCAGCAGCCTTGCCAAGCTGCTCTGGTTACTGGCCAATGAACCCCCCGAGGACCCGTTTATCGCCCTGCACCAGGCCGACTGGCTGCTGGGTCACTTCTGTGGCCGTTATGGCTTCAGTGATGAAAACAATGCCCTCAAACTCGGCTATGACCCGATAAACCGTCAGTGGCCCGACTGGCTGATGGCCCTGGAGCTGCCTCAACTCGACTCCCTTGGGGACTGCCTCCCCGAGGTGATGCCCGTCGGCAGCCCGGTTGCTACCGTCAGTCCGCCGATCGCCGCGGCATTCGGCCTGCCAGCCGACTGCCAGGTCATCGCCGGTACCACAGACAGTACCGCCTCCTTCCTGGCCTCTGGGGCGCACGAGGTCGGCGAGGCGGTCACCACGCTGGGCTCGACCCTGGTCCTGAAGGTACTCAGCGACCGGCCCGTGTTTGCCCCGCAATATGGGATTTACAGCCATCGTATCGGCGAGCAGTGGCTGGTCGGCGGGGCCTCGAACAGCGGCGGCAGCGTGCTACGGCAATTTTTCAGTGACGCGGAGCTGGTCGAACTCAGCCGGGACATCGACCCACAGGCGGACTGCCCGCTCGACTACTATCCGCTACCCGCGAGGGGCGAACGCTTTCCCATCAACGACCCGGACATGCAGGGCTGTCTCGAGCCCCGTCCTGATGATGATGTCGCATTCCTGCACGGTCTGTTAGACGGCATAGCGGCGATCGAGGCGCGTGGCTATCACCGCCTGCATGAACTGGGGGCACCCTGGCCAGTCTCTCTGCGCAGTGTTGGTGGCGGCGCAAAAAATTCGGTCTGGCAGGCCATCCGCGCACGCCACCTGACCGTACCCATGCTCGATGCCGACTTTGAAGAGGCGGCCTGTGGTGCGGCGCGACTGGCGCGGGCAGGACTCGATAAAATTCGATAG
- the zipA gene encoding cell division protein ZipA yields MDSLRISLILLGAVLILAFYFWERHKRRRQDDRYQRWGGVREEGTETHVVSRQHKNDLHDDIGDIESISAHDDTSESLPAEEMYSIQEPDLETDPEQHNDPIPDIRSELEALEEIITAEDSDLDQIEMGDLDVRTGLRQEQKDIPVDKVTEPERIIALHVMSQEGKRFNGPDLLHAFMQAGLQYGDMNIFHRMQVGNDTPMFSLANAVEPGSFDLSAMEETSTPALIIIMTLPHRMDALQVFDDMLDTARKLTHELNGRLCDDHRSVLTRQAIDDLRADLNAYTLNKSLSS; encoded by the coding sequence ATGGACTCGTTGCGCATTTCACTCATACTGCTTGGCGCGGTGCTGATACTGGCCTTTTATTTCTGGGAGCGCCACAAGCGCCGCCGTCAGGATGATCGTTACCAGCGTTGGGGTGGTGTCAGGGAAGAGGGTACTGAAACCCATGTTGTTTCACGGCAACATAAAAATGACCTGCATGATGATATCGGCGATATCGAATCAATCTCTGCGCATGACGACACATCGGAATCGCTGCCAGCTGAGGAGATGTATTCCATACAGGAACCGGACCTCGAGACTGACCCGGAACAGCACAATGACCCCATCCCGGATATCCGCAGTGAGCTCGAGGCGCTCGAAGAAATCATCACTGCCGAAGATTCAGACCTTGATCAAATAGAGATGGGTGATCTCGATGTGCGTACAGGCCTGCGCCAGGAACAAAAAGACATACCTGTAGACAAAGTCACTGAGCCTGAGCGGATTATTGCCTTGCATGTCATGTCGCAGGAAGGCAAACGTTTTAATGGTCCTGATTTGTTGCATGCCTTTATGCAGGCAGGCCTGCAATACGGTGACATGAATATCTTCCATCGTATGCAAGTCGGCAATGATACGCCGATGTTCAGTCTTGCCAATGCCGTTGAACCTGGCAGCTTTGACTTATCCGCCATGGAAGAAACGTCTACCCCCGCGCTGATCATCATCATGACCCTGCCGCACCGAATGGATGCGCTGCAGGTATTTGATGACATGCTCGATACGGCACGTAAACTTACCCATGAGTTGAATGGCCGGCTTTGCGATGACCATCGCAGTGTCCTTACACGTCAGGCGATTGATGACCTGCGTGCCGACCTGAATGCCTATACGCTGAATAAGTCCCTTTCCAGCTAA
- the queF gene encoding preQ(1) synthase, whose translation MNTQPTKELETFDNPQVGRDYTIRIDVPEFTCLCPKTGQPDFATLTIEYIPQDHCIELKSLKLYTWSFREEGAFHEAVTNRILDDLVRACAPRFMRLTAEFNVRGGIYTTVVAEHRADNWQAPELVQLP comes from the coding sequence ATGAACACACAACCTACTAAAGAACTTGAAACTTTCGATAATCCGCAGGTCGGCCGGGACTACACCATCCGCATCGATGTGCCCGAATTCACTTGCCTGTGTCCGAAGACCGGGCAGCCGGATTTTGCCACCCTGACTATCGAGTACATCCCACAAGATCACTGTATCGAATTGAAATCATTGAAACTCTACACCTGGAGCTTTCGTGAAGAAGGCGCCTTTCACGAGGCCGTGACCAATCGCATCCTCGATGACCTGGTCAGGGCCTGTGCACCGCGCTTCATGCGCCTGACGGCGGAATTCAATGTCCGCGGCGGGATCTACACCACGGTCGTTGCCGAACACCGGGCCGATAACTGGCAGGCACCGGAGCTGGTACAGCTCCCCTAA